In Streptomyces capitiformicae, one genomic interval encodes:
- a CDS encoding SDR family NAD(P)-dependent oxidoreductase produces MRWPGTSPRQVPLPTYAFQRERYWPAAVAGVKGAATDFGLGEAGHPLLGAVVESADDGRVLLSGRLSTAAQPWLADHTVGGAVLVPGTAFVEMVVRAGDQVGCGRVEELVIQAPLVLPEDGGLRVQVVLEKADDEDSGRWDVQVFSLREGAPVGQPWTRHVIGVLTREDAADAESVDFADLTGEWPPAGADAVRIENFYDQLAETGYDYGTAFRGLRRAWRLGDTVFAQAGPAVGDGDGDVDGDGVGGSDGRLTDTDRFGIHPALFDACLHAQLIPGRADAELHLPFSWTGVTLHASGAETLRVRIRPRGEGAVSLALADDLGRPVATVESLATRPVSAVDLAGAQAGGDDSGAESLFRIDWTPVAAAEADTTGSGDWAVLGAAEGTSGETSEALRSAGVRNVRVYDDLAALHTAVRDGVIAAPAVVVAPVATGEQDPADEAGAARAGVSAAVALLQEWLAGELLAQARLVVLTRAAVADGLDDGMPDVAQASIGGLVRSAQSEYPGRFLLVDVDGQRTSYEALPRAGASDEPQLLIRQGTVFVPRLAEVDAPGGALVAPAGHEAWRLEATGSTLQDLALLPAPDAAAPLTEGQIRIGVRAAGLNFRDVLLGLGMYPTKGSMGSEGAGVVTEVGPGVTDLLPGDRVMGMLQGGFGPFAVVDRRMVAKMPDDWSYEQAASMSLVFLTAYYGLFDLGGLRTGESVLVHSAAGGVGMAAVQLARHAGADVYGTASEGKWHVLRSLGLDDEHIASSRDLGFEEKFTRVTAGRGVDVVLDALAGEFVDASLRLLPRGGRFLEMGKRDVRDSEVVATTNPGVGYRAFDLSEAGPDRIQEMLLALLDLFEQGVLKHLPVRVWDVRRAEEAYRHVSQARHIGKVVLRMPRQLPTDGTVLVTGGTGRLGGLVARHLVAQHGVRSLLLTSRRGLADPEAGTLVAELEALGAQVQVAACDCADRDALDRALRTVPEELPLIGVVHAAGVNGDGVVETLTPERVDSTLRPKTDALLLLEEATAGLDLSLFLVFSSMAGAFGTAGQGAYAAANSGLDAVLARRRARGLGGVSVAWGMWESASGISGHLQERDLARLSRDGGGALTDAEGLALFDRAMDSPNALLAAASLDLAGLRARAATGTEPPALLRGLVRGPVRRKAATATDASATDADEVRTWRDRLVKLDASERRRAVLDGVREQTAFVLGHRSAVAVDPGQIFQDMGFDSLTAVEFRNRLAKVSGLRLPPTLIFDHPTPESLADHLYGELVPEETSDSGPAGSVLDELDRLEAAMTAMIGSGQNGHSGHGGHGGHSPDETESVRTRLRMLLDRLDAGAGASAAPASAAESGDILNKIRSATAAEVFDLIDQGLRSDRDAQ; encoded by the coding sequence TTGCGGTGGCCCGGCACCTCACCTCGCCAGGTTCCCCTGCCCACCTACGCCTTCCAGCGCGAGCGTTACTGGCCTGCTGCGGTGGCGGGTGTGAAGGGCGCTGCCACCGACTTCGGGCTGGGTGAGGCCGGGCATCCGCTGCTCGGCGCGGTGGTGGAGTCGGCCGATGACGGGCGGGTTCTGCTGTCGGGACGCCTCTCGACCGCCGCGCAGCCCTGGCTCGCAGACCACACCGTGGGTGGCGCGGTGCTGGTGCCGGGCACCGCGTTCGTGGAGATGGTGGTCCGCGCCGGTGACCAGGTCGGCTGTGGGCGTGTCGAGGAACTGGTGATCCAGGCTCCGCTTGTCCTGCCGGAAGACGGCGGTCTACGGGTCCAGGTGGTCCTGGAGAAGGCGGACGACGAGGACTCCGGGCGATGGGACGTACAGGTCTTCTCCTTGAGGGAGGGCGCACCCGTAGGGCAGCCCTGGACCCGGCACGTCATCGGTGTGCTGACTCGGGAGGACGCGGCCGATGCCGAGAGTGTCGACTTCGCCGACCTGACGGGAGAGTGGCCGCCGGCCGGGGCCGATGCTGTACGGATCGAGAATTTCTACGACCAGTTGGCGGAGACGGGATACGACTACGGGACCGCGTTCCGGGGGCTGCGGCGCGCATGGCGCCTCGGCGACACCGTGTTCGCCCAGGCCGGTCCGGCCGTTGGTGACGGCGACGGCGACGTCGATGGCGACGGTGTCGGCGGAAGCGATGGCCGACTGACCGACACGGACCGGTTCGGGATCCATCCCGCGCTGTTCGACGCCTGCCTGCATGCCCAGCTGATACCGGGGCGCGCCGACGCGGAGCTGCACCTGCCCTTCTCCTGGACCGGCGTGACACTCCATGCCTCGGGCGCCGAGACGCTGAGAGTGCGGATACGGCCGCGCGGCGAAGGCGCCGTATCTCTGGCGCTCGCCGATGACCTCGGGCGGCCCGTGGCCACGGTGGAGTCCCTTGCCACGCGTCCCGTCTCGGCCGTGGACCTGGCCGGTGCCCAGGCCGGCGGCGACGATTCCGGAGCCGAGTCACTCTTCCGCATCGACTGGACCCCGGTTGCCGCGGCTGAGGCCGACACCACCGGCTCCGGGGACTGGGCGGTACTGGGAGCGGCAGAGGGAACGAGCGGGGAGACAAGCGAGGCGTTGCGGTCGGCCGGTGTACGGAACGTACGTGTGTATGACGATCTGGCCGCACTGCACACAGCCGTACGGGACGGCGTCATCGCGGCGCCCGCCGTGGTCGTCGCCCCTGTGGCGACCGGTGAGCAGGACCCCGCCGACGAGGCGGGCGCGGCGCGGGCCGGGGTCTCCGCGGCCGTCGCGCTGCTCCAGGAATGGCTCGCCGGTGAGCTCCTGGCACAGGCCCGGCTGGTCGTACTGACCCGCGCCGCGGTCGCCGACGGGCTCGACGACGGCATGCCGGATGTGGCACAGGCTTCCATCGGTGGCCTGGTGCGCTCGGCCCAGTCGGAGTACCCGGGCCGGTTCCTACTGGTCGACGTGGACGGGCAGCGCACCTCGTACGAGGCACTGCCCAGGGCCGGCGCCTCGGACGAGCCACAGCTGTTGATCCGTCAAGGAACCGTGTTCGTACCGCGCTTGGCAGAAGTCGACGCACCGGGCGGCGCGCTGGTCGCACCGGCCGGCCACGAGGCATGGCGGCTTGAGGCCACCGGCAGCACCCTCCAGGATCTCGCCCTGCTGCCCGCACCGGACGCCGCCGCCCCGCTCACCGAGGGCCAGATACGTATCGGCGTACGGGCGGCCGGCCTGAACTTCCGCGATGTGCTGCTCGGCCTCGGCATGTACCCGACCAAGGGCAGCATGGGCAGCGAGGGTGCCGGTGTGGTGACCGAGGTCGGGCCGGGGGTGACGGATCTCCTTCCCGGCGACCGGGTCATGGGCATGCTCCAGGGAGGCTTCGGACCGTTCGCCGTGGTGGATCGGCGCATGGTCGCAAAGATGCCGGACGACTGGTCGTACGAGCAGGCCGCGTCGATGTCGCTCGTCTTCCTGACCGCGTACTACGGCCTGTTCGACCTCGGCGGGCTGCGCACGGGCGAGTCGGTGCTGGTGCACTCCGCGGCGGGCGGCGTCGGCATGGCCGCCGTACAACTCGCCCGGCACGCCGGGGCGGACGTCTACGGCACGGCGAGCGAGGGCAAGTGGCACGTCCTACGCTCCCTCGGCCTCGACGACGAGCACATCGCCTCCTCCCGGGACCTCGGCTTCGAGGAGAAGTTCACCCGGGTCACCGCAGGACGCGGAGTCGACGTCGTACTCGACGCGCTGGCAGGGGAGTTCGTCGACGCGTCGCTGCGTCTGCTTCCCAGAGGCGGACGGTTCCTCGAGATGGGCAAGAGGGACGTGCGGGACTCCGAGGTCGTCGCCACCACCAATCCGGGCGTCGGCTACCGGGCGTTCGACCTGTCCGAGGCGGGCCCGGACCGCATCCAGGAAATGCTGCTCGCCCTCCTCGACCTCTTCGAACAGGGCGTCCTGAAGCACCTGCCGGTGCGCGTATGGGACGTACGCAGGGCCGAGGAGGCGTACCGCCATGTGAGCCAGGCCCGGCACATCGGCAAGGTCGTCCTGCGGATGCCGCGCCAACTGCCCACGGACGGTACGGTCCTGGTGACCGGCGGAACCGGACGGCTCGGCGGGCTGGTCGCCCGGCATCTGGTCGCCCAACACGGCGTACGAAGCCTGCTGTTGACGAGCCGTCGGGGTTTGGCCGACCCCGAGGCCGGCACCTTGGTGGCCGAACTGGAGGCGCTGGGCGCCCAGGTGCAGGTGGCCGCCTGCGACTGCGCGGACCGGGACGCACTCGACCGCGCGCTGCGGACGGTGCCGGAGGAACTGCCGCTGATCGGCGTGGTGCACGCGGCCGGCGTGAACGGTGACGGTGTCGTCGAGACGCTGACCCCCGAGCGGGTGGACTCCACCCTGAGGCCCAAGACGGACGCGCTTCTCCTGCTGGAGGAGGCAACGGCCGGCCTCGACCTCTCGTTGTTCCTGGTCTTCTCCTCCATGGCCGGGGCGTTCGGTACAGCCGGGCAGGGTGCCTACGCGGCAGCCAACTCGGGCCTCGACGCGGTCCTGGCCCGGCGCCGGGCGCGTGGACTCGGGGGTGTCTCGGTGGCCTGGGGCATGTGGGAGTCGGCCAGCGGCATCAGCGGACACCTTCAGGAACGCGACCTGGCCCGCCTGAGCCGCGACGGCGGGGGAGCCCTGACGGACGCCGAGGGCCTGGCCCTCTTCGACCGGGCCATGGACAGCCCGAACGCGCTACTCGCCGCAGCCAGTCTGGACCTGGCCGGGCTGCGCGCCCGCGCGGCTACGGGTACCGAGCCGCCGGCACTGCTGCGCGGCCTGGTGCGGGGTCCCGTACGCAGGAAGGCCGCGACGGCGACGGATGCCTCGGCGACGGACGCGGACGAGGTACGGACCTGGCGGGACCGCCTCGTCAAACTCGACGCGAGCGAGCGCCGCCGGGCCGTACTCGACGGTGTCCGCGAACAGACCGCGTTCGTCCTGGGCCACCGTTCCGCGGTCGCGGTCGACCCCGGTCAGATCTTCCAGGACATGGGATTCGACTCGCTGACCGCCGTCGAATTCCGTAACCGACTCGCGAAGGTCAGCGGACTCAGGCTGCCGCCCACCCTCATTTTCGACCACCCCACACCGGAATCCCTCGCCGATCACCTCTATGGGGAACTGGTGCCGGAAGAGACGTCCGACAGCGGGCCCGCCGGGTCGGTACTGGACGAACTCGACCGGTTGGAAGCGGCCATGACGGCCATGATCGGATCCGGGCAGAACGGTCATAGTGGTCACGGTGGTCACGGTGGCCACAGCCCCGACGAGACGGAGAGCGTGCGCACGCGGCTGCGGATGCTGCTCGACCGCCTGGATGCGGGAGCTGGGGCTTCGGCCGCGCCCGCGTCCGCCGCCGAATCCGGCGACATCCTCAACAAGATCCGGTCCGCCACGGCGGCCGAGGTGTTCGACCTGATCGATCAGGGACTTCGCTCCGACCGGGATGCCCAGTGA
- a CDS encoding tetratricopeptide repeat protein: MRDSHRGEAERLLVRAVEDEVRRSGGRIDGVVLLGRARAGLDTMAQNAAEEYEAYTRALDESEAGRLTFGQRYAKEGAGTPLLVAAVAAGTAVVADLSFGVAAGTAVSTGVIVGVASAVATVLKVTASHLPAAHHHAGALGQPGGPEQLRLQWLTALEVRGIRPFLDQQRVLAASTAKKKAPQLRGADKSAAARRRNVLEQSFAQLPEADDRFAGRRAEMSRIRQWVQAARAETETRPTVVVLHGAPGSGRTALAVRAAHDLRDYFRGACVVDLRADSPEETPLTTRDALMHLLNRLGAPREQLLFRERTSQDQQVKRLSELYHQHLTALPVTIVLDDASDPEQVRALVPERSDSLVLVTARAPLALPADLPAWVHQLPVEALDGDGTRELLSTAAQDASALAPGPGARGSTGAHPGSTETESVAHIRQLCGGLPLALRVAGSSLGPRTPRQLAADLGAYGPVEPVERALWLRYTDQSEPSRRLLRRLALAGRASLGAAAAASLLATDETEATRHLTALARAGLIDHVHGNRYRLHDLVRAFAQARLLDEEEPNERTAAQERLIVTYADLADSVLRLVDGNMSTRSDRFGQHGFVSLDEALRWLDDETSFITSTLRHAEGVNQAAVLSLLGALCDYCLLRGDLYRLGELSELAQSVDQGLLTRSVQWRTGIAARQLGELDKARTTLASVVDLYMETNHDAGAARALCSLGITLHHQGNLTEAAAKLMEALTMQNVPQLAADRAWTMHALAAVERDRSNLADALDLLNRALVIHRQQDSLHGEGWAHFQLGQLLLRMGDVPRAEGELRTALDLFGRTRDARGQAWAMTQLARARIVAGDASAAVDSLRQALTHHRDNEDARGEAWTGYYLGQALEETGNLDQAVRELERSRTKFSRIRDVYGLACARHHSARVTRDQRAVQTGSLRNSGFARQLLVDARADFQRIGVAHGEAWTCLELAVVDAGNTRTAQALALCDEAARLFASYGDRRGEDWARFLRCTMLPYAAPGGVEIGTAVAQEELAQLARTSHPLRDEKLDEYVEAYLLLLERGVNLEGGWRGWTLGMVPNRHAREVMGVPVTAQPA, translated from the coding sequence ATGCGGGACAGCCACCGGGGGGAGGCCGAACGGCTGTTGGTCCGGGCGGTCGAGGACGAGGTCCGCAGGTCGGGTGGCCGTATCGACGGCGTCGTCCTGCTCGGCCGGGCCCGCGCGGGACTGGACACGATGGCGCAGAACGCCGCGGAGGAGTACGAGGCGTACACCCGCGCACTGGACGAGTCGGAGGCCGGCCGCCTGACCTTCGGCCAGCGGTATGCGAAGGAGGGCGCCGGAACTCCCCTGCTGGTGGCGGCCGTCGCGGCCGGTACGGCGGTCGTGGCCGACCTCTCCTTCGGCGTCGCCGCGGGCACGGCGGTGAGCACCGGCGTGATCGTCGGTGTCGCCAGTGCCGTGGCCACCGTCCTGAAGGTGACCGCCTCCCATCTGCCCGCCGCCCACCACCACGCGGGCGCCCTGGGTCAGCCGGGCGGCCCGGAGCAGCTGCGGCTGCAGTGGCTGACGGCGCTGGAGGTGCGCGGGATCCGCCCCTTCCTGGACCAGCAGCGCGTACTCGCCGCCTCCACGGCGAAGAAGAAGGCGCCCCAGTTGCGCGGCGCCGACAAGAGCGCGGCGGCCCGGCGGCGCAACGTACTGGAGCAGTCGTTCGCCCAACTCCCCGAGGCCGACGACCGGTTCGCGGGCCGACGCGCGGAGATGAGCAGGATCCGGCAGTGGGTGCAGGCGGCCCGCGCCGAGACCGAGACCCGGCCGACGGTCGTCGTCCTGCACGGCGCCCCCGGCTCCGGCCGCACGGCTCTCGCCGTCCGCGCCGCCCATGACCTGCGGGACTACTTCCGCGGTGCCTGCGTGGTCGACCTGCGCGCCGACAGCCCGGAGGAGACCCCGCTGACCACCCGGGACGCGCTGATGCACCTGCTGAACCGTCTCGGCGCGCCCCGCGAGCAACTCCTCTTCCGTGAACGCACCTCCCAGGACCAGCAGGTCAAACGGCTCAGCGAGCTGTACCACCAGCACCTCACCGCCCTGCCGGTCACCATCGTCCTGGACGACGCCTCCGACCCGGAACAGGTCCGCGCCCTCGTCCCCGAGCGCTCCGACAGCCTCGTCCTGGTCACTGCACGCGCCCCGCTCGCCCTGCCCGCCGACCTGCCCGCCTGGGTGCACCAACTGCCCGTCGAAGCGCTCGACGGGGACGGCACGCGGGAACTGCTGAGCACCGCGGCGCAGGACGCCTCGGCACTGGCTCCGGGACCCGGGGCCCGGGGCTCCACAGGAGCGCATCCAGGGTCCACCGAGACCGAATCCGTCGCCCACATCCGGCAGTTGTGCGGCGGCCTGCCTCTCGCGCTGCGTGTCGCCGGCTCGTCCCTCGGCCCGCGTACGCCCCGTCAACTCGCCGCCGACCTGGGCGCGTACGGCCCGGTCGAGCCGGTCGAGCGGGCCCTGTGGCTGCGCTACACCGACCAGTCGGAGCCCTCCCGCCGCCTGCTGCGCCGCCTCGCCCTGGCGGGCCGCGCCTCCCTGGGCGCGGCGGCCGCCGCTTCCCTCCTGGCCACGGACGAGACGGAGGCGACCCGGCACCTCACCGCGCTCGCCCGCGCGGGTCTGATCGACCACGTCCACGGCAACCGCTACCGCCTGCACGACCTGGTCCGTGCCTTCGCCCAGGCCCGCCTCCTCGACGAGGAGGAGCCGAACGAGCGCACGGCGGCCCAGGAGCGCCTGATCGTCACCTACGCGGATCTCGCCGACTCGGTGCTGCGCCTGGTCGACGGCAACATGTCGACGCGCTCGGACCGCTTCGGCCAGCACGGCTTCGTGTCCCTGGACGAGGCGCTGCGCTGGCTGGACGACGAGACGAGCTTCATCACCTCCACGCTCCGGCACGCCGAGGGTGTGAACCAGGCGGCGGTGCTGAGCCTGCTGGGCGCCCTGTGCGACTACTGCCTGCTGCGCGGCGACCTCTACCGCCTGGGCGAGCTGAGCGAACTGGCCCAGTCGGTGGACCAGGGCCTGCTGACCCGCTCGGTCCAGTGGCGTACGGGCATCGCGGCCCGTCAGCTGGGCGAGCTGGACAAGGCCCGTACGACGCTGGCGTCGGTGGTGGACCTCTACATGGAGACCAACCACGACGCGGGCGCCGCCCGGGCCCTGTGCTCCCTGGGCATCACCCTCCACCACCAGGGCAACCTGACCGAGGCCGCGGCCAAGCTCATGGAAGCCCTGACCATGCAGAACGTGCCGCAGCTGGCGGCGGACCGCGCCTGGACGATGCACGCCCTGGCCGCTGTGGAGCGCGACCGCTCGAACCTCGCCGACGCCCTCGACCTGCTGAACCGTGCCCTGGTCATCCACCGCCAGCAGGACTCCCTGCACGGTGAGGGCTGGGCCCACTTCCAGCTCGGCCAGCTGCTGCTGCGCATGGGCGACGTGCCGCGCGCGGAAGGTGAGCTGCGCACGGCGCTGGACCTGTTCGGCCGCACCCGCGACGCCCGCGGCCAGGCCTGGGCGATGACCCAGCTGGCCCGCGCCCGTATCGTCGCCGGTGACGCCTCCGCCGCCGTCGACAGCCTCCGCCAGGCCCTGACCCACCACCGCGACAACGAGGACGCCCGCGGCGAGGCCTGGACCGGCTACTACCTGGGCCAGGCCCTGGAGGAGACGGGCAACCTGGACCAGGCGGTGAGGGAGCTGGAGCGTTCGCGGACAAAGTTCTCCCGTATACGCGACGTCTACGGCCTGGCCTGCGCCCGCCACCACTCGGCCCGCGTCACCCGTGACCAACGGGCGGTCCAGACCGGCTCGCTCCGCAACTCCGGCTTCGCCCGCCAACTCCTCGTCGACGCCCGCGCCGACTTCCAGCGCATCGGCGTGGCCCACGGCGAGGCCTGGACCTGCCTCGAACTGGCGGTCGTCGACGCCGGCAACACCCGCACCGCCCAGGCCCTCGCCCTGTGCGACGAGGCCGCCCGTCTCTTCGCCTCCTACGGCGACCGCCGGGGCGAGGACTGGGCCCGCTTCCTGCGCTGCACGATGCTCCCGTACGCGGCCCCCGGCGGCGTCGAGATCGGCACCGCGGTGGCCCAGGAGGAACTGGCCCAACTCGCCCGCACATCCCACCCGCTGCGCGACGAGAAGCTCGACGAGTACGTCGAGGCGTATCTGCTGCTGCTGGAGCGCGGCGTGAACCTGGAGGGCGGCTGGCGTGGCTGGACCCTGGGCATGGTCCCGAACCGGCACGCCCGTGAGGTGATGGGGGTGCCGGTGACGGCTCAGCCGGCGTGA